From Vicingus serpentipes, the proteins below share one genomic window:
- a CDS encoding DUF4833 domain-containing protein, which yields MLKKLFPLLILIPVFYGFNKIEYKNSTEFIIGEDSVFNGYPTPKDANMLFYIQKSFNTNAVVYTLNIDSKGQINKDEPINVFWRRYQEQGQKRELKYVEKTFGFGVKADFLKDRPNTVEFTIVALKKLKLFATVDTKGNPTVATTINGKPAYIDKVFITAEHTKLLPEVFAVELFGKEIKSGKYIYERIEK from the coding sequence ATGCTTAAAAAATTATTTCCTCTTTTAATTTTAATCCCTGTTTTTTACGGTTTTAATAAAATAGAGTATAAAAATTCTACAGAATTCATTATTGGTGAAGATTCTGTTTTTAATGGATACCCTACCCCTAAAGATGCAAATATGCTTTTTTACATTCAAAAAAGCTTCAATACCAATGCAGTAGTTTACACTTTAAACATTGACAGTAAAGGTCAAATTAATAAAGATGAGCCAATTAATGTGTTTTGGAGAAGATACCAAGAACAAGGTCAAAAAAGAGAATTAAAATATGTTGAAAAAACTTTTGGTTTTGGAGTTAAAGCCGATTTTTTAAAAGACAGGCCAAATACTGTTGAGTTTACAATTGTAGCTCTTAAAAAACTAAAGTTATTTGCTACTGTTGATACTAAAGGTAATCCAACCGTAGCAACAACTATAAATGGGAAACCGGCATATATTGACAAAGTATTTATTACTGCTGAGCATACTAAATTACTACCTGAAGTTTTTGCTGTAGAATTATTCGGTAAAGAGATTAAATCTGGCAAATACATATACGAACGAATAGAAAAATAA
- a CDS encoding inositol-3-phosphate synthase — MSSNIASADGRLGILLPGLGAVATTLIAGVHAVNKGISKPIGSTSQMGTIRIGKRTENKTPLIKDFIPLADISKIAFGGWDIFEDNVYQSAVHAGVLDRYLLEQLKPELEAIKPMKAVFDKKYVTKLEGTYYKTGATKMDLADQLREDIRNFKTENNCDRLAMVWCGSTEIYIEESAVHQTIESLEEGLRNNDENIPSSMIYAYAAIMEGVPYANGAPNLSADIPALIALAKRNGVPICGKDFKTGQTLMKTILAPGLKTRSLGIAGWFSTNILGNRDGEVLDDPASFKTKEMSKLSVLDSILEPEKNPDLYKDLYHKVRINYYPPHGDNKEGWDNLDIFGWLGYKMQIKVDFLCRDSILAAPLVLDLAIFLDLASRANMSGIQEWLSFFFKAPQTPTKNMQPLHDIFKQEMKLKNTLRHLQGEDLITHLGLDYEEEATQNA, encoded by the coding sequence ATGAGTTCAAACATTGCTAGTGCTGACGGTAGATTAGGTATCTTATTACCTGGATTAGGTGCAGTTGCAACAACTTTAATTGCTGGGGTTCACGCAGTAAACAAAGGTATTTCTAAACCAATTGGTTCTACATCTCAAATGGGAACAATAAGAATTGGTAAAAGAACAGAAAACAAAACCCCATTAATTAAAGACTTTATTCCATTGGCTGACATTAGCAAAATTGCTTTTGGTGGTTGGGATATTTTCGAAGATAACGTTTATCAATCTGCTGTTCACGCAGGTGTTTTAGATAGATACTTATTAGAACAATTGAAACCGGAATTGGAAGCTATTAAACCAATGAAAGCTGTCTTTGATAAAAAATATGTTACTAAATTAGAAGGTACGTACTACAAAACAGGCGCTACTAAAATGGATTTAGCTGACCAATTAAGAGAAGACATTAGAAACTTTAAAACTGAAAACAACTGTGATCGTTTAGCTATGGTTTGGTGTGGTTCTACTGAAATTTACATTGAAGAAAGTGCTGTTCATCAAACAATTGAAAGCTTAGAAGAAGGTTTAAGAAATAACGATGAGAACATACCTTCAAGTATGATTTATGCTTACGCAGCTATTATGGAAGGAGTACCTTATGCAAATGGTGCTCCTAACTTATCTGCTGATATACCTGCATTAATTGCTTTAGCAAAAAGAAATGGTGTGCCAATTTGTGGTAAAGATTTTAAAACAGGACAAACGTTAATGAAAACAATTTTAGCTCCTGGTTTAAAAACTCGTTCTTTAGGTATTGCTGGTTGGTTTTCTACAAATATTTTAGGAAACAGAGATGGTGAAGTTTTAGATGATCCTGCAAGTTTCAAAACTAAAGAAATGTCTAAACTTAGTGTGTTAGATAGTATTTTAGAACCAGAAAAAAATCCTGATTTATATAAAGATTTATACCACAAAGTTAGAATTAACTACTACCCTCCTCATGGTGACAACAAAGAAGGATGGGATAACTTAGATATTTTTGGATGGTTAGGTTACAAAATGCAAATTAAAGTCGATTTCTTATGTAGAGATTCAATTTTAGCCGCTCCATTAGTTTTAGATTTAGCTATATTTTTAGATTTAGCTTCTAGAGCAAATATGAGTGGTATTCAAGAATGGTTGTCGTTTTTCTTTAAAGCGCCTCAAACGCCAACTAAAAACATGCAGCCATTACACGATATCTTTAAACAAGAAATGAAATTGAAAAATACTTTACGTCATTTACAAGGTGAAGATTTAATCACTCATTTAGGTTTAGATTACGAAGAAGAAGCTACGCAAAACGCTTAA
- a CDS encoding phosphatidylglycerophosphatase A family protein, translating to MKIIHTIIATAFGAGFSPFAPGTAGAIVACGILWLIEKLELFTTYSISYLLLILVCTGLGVVSTNYLEKHWGKDPSKVVMDEVIGMWIAMAFIPFSYLNILLAFILFRFFDIAKPLGIRKLEKLPGGIGVMADDVLAGVYANIVLQVIIIFI from the coding sequence ATGAAAATCATACACACCATAATAGCAACCGCTTTTGGAGCAGGTTTTTCTCCTTTTGCACCAGGTACCGCTGGAGCAATTGTAGCATGTGGAATTTTATGGTTAATTGAAAAATTAGAGTTATTTACAACTTACTCAATATCATATCTATTATTAATTCTTGTTTGCACTGGTTTAGGAGTTGTTTCTACGAATTACCTTGAAAAACATTGGGGAAAAGACCCCTCGAAAGTTGTAATGGATGAAGTGATTGGCATGTGGATAGCAATGGCTTTTATTCCTTTTTCATATTTAAATATATTATTGGCTTTTATTTTATTTCGCTTTTTTGATATCGCTAAACCATTAGGGATTAGAAAACTAGAAAAATTACCTGGAGGAATTGGCGTAATGGCTGATGATGTTTTAGCTGGAGTATATGCTAACATCGTTCTTCAGGTTATTATTATATTTATTTGA
- a CDS encoding GtrA family protein, protein MKKALIISFLRYQVAAIIATMVDFFVLIILTELFNVWYVASTAIGAFCGALTNFIICRYWAFVNSSNNLSNQIVKYTLVSAGSLVLNTLFVYLLTDFGGVTYSISKIITAIFIAIFYNFTLQKYYVFKQ, encoded by the coding sequence TTGAAAAAAGCATTAATTATATCATTTTTAAGATATCAAGTTGCAGCAATTATTGCAACTATGGTCGATTTTTTTGTATTAATTATTCTTACAGAATTATTTAATGTTTGGTATGTTGCCTCAACAGCTATTGGTGCTTTTTGTGGTGCTTTAACTAATTTTATAATTTGTAGATATTGGGCATTTGTAAACTCATCAAACAACCTAAGTAATCAAATTGTTAAATACACCTTAGTTTCAGCTGGTAGTTTAGTACTAAATACCTTGTTTGTTTATTTACTTACCGATTTTGGTGGAGTTACCTACTCTATTTCTAAAATCATTACAGCAATTTTTATTGCTATATTTTACAATTTCACCCTTCAAAAATACTACGTGTTTAAACAATAA
- a CDS encoding ABC transporter substrate-binding protein → MRLLSTLTLLLSIFLFSCGKNDKAKAIDGKKIFRYNEAAGITSLDPARSRNRENIWACNHLYNGLVQMDDNLKIQPSIASRWEISEDGKTYTFYLRNDVTFHDHELFPNGKGRKVTAKDFVYSFNRIIDEKVASPGAWIFNNLDFIEEFNFEPFVALNDTTLQIHLSQSFPPFLGILTMQYCSVVAHEVVEYYRNDYGNNPIGTGPFKFKMWDEGNKMVFLKNENYFEEDDDGSSLPYIDGVAITFLKDREVEFFKFLGDEFDFVNGREGENRDNLFTPEGKLKPEYQDKYDLQVSSQLNTEYLGFLVDEDLDIVANSPLKKKMVRQAINYAFNRKQMMTYLRKGIGTPANAGFIPKGLPSFNDSIVKGYSYNPEKAKELLYAAGFPNGKNLPEITLFTTATYVDLCEFIQHQLIEVGIKTKVEILQPTTHRELISRSKLNFFRKSWMADYPDAENYLALFYSKNFTPHGPNYTHFKNFQFDKLYEMSQLETNDSARYHLYQEMDKIIIEEAPIVPLYYDQVVRLTNGKVKDLGINALNLLTLKKVKIEK, encoded by the coding sequence ATGAGACTACTTTCTACTTTAACTCTTCTACTTTCTATCTTTTTATTTTCTTGTGGTAAAAACGATAAAGCTAAAGCTATTGATGGTAAAAAAATATTTAGATACAATGAAGCTGCAGGCATTACTTCTTTAGACCCTGCAAGATCTAGAAACAGAGAAAACATTTGGGCATGTAATCATTTATATAATGGTTTGGTACAAATGGATGACAACCTTAAAATTCAACCATCAATTGCTTCTAGATGGGAAATTTCTGAAGACGGAAAAACTTACACTTTTTACCTACGAAATGATGTTACTTTTCATGATCACGAATTATTTCCAAATGGAAAAGGAAGGAAAGTAACAGCTAAAGACTTTGTATATAGCTTTAATAGAATAATTGATGAAAAAGTAGCTTCACCTGGAGCGTGGATTTTTAATAACTTAGATTTTATCGAAGAATTTAATTTTGAGCCATTTGTAGCACTTAATGACACTACACTTCAAATTCATTTAAGCCAATCCTTCCCTCCTTTCTTAGGTATTTTAACGATGCAATATTGTTCTGTGGTAGCTCATGAAGTTGTTGAATATTACAGAAACGATTACGGAAATAATCCTATTGGAACTGGACCTTTTAAATTTAAAATGTGGGATGAAGGAAATAAAATGGTTTTCCTAAAAAATGAAAACTATTTTGAGGAAGATGATGATGGTTCTAGTTTGCCATACATTGATGGTGTTGCTATTACCTTTTTAAAAGATAGAGAAGTTGAGTTCTTTAAATTTTTAGGTGATGAGTTTGATTTTGTAAACGGACGAGAAGGTGAAAATAGAGATAATTTATTTACTCCTGAAGGTAAATTAAAACCTGAATACCAAGATAAATATGACCTACAAGTAAGTTCTCAACTTAATACGGAGTATTTAGGTTTTTTAGTGGATGAAGATTTAGATATTGTTGCCAACAGCCCTTTAAAGAAAAAAATGGTTAGACAAGCAATTAACTATGCTTTTAACCGAAAACAAATGATGACTTACCTTAGAAAAGGAATAGGAACACCAGCAAACGCAGGTTTTATTCCAAAAGGATTACCTTCTTTTAACGATAGTATTGTAAAAGGGTATTCTTACAATCCTGAAAAAGCAAAAGAATTATTGTATGCTGCTGGTTTCCCTAATGGTAAAAACTTACCAGAAATTACTTTATTTACCACTGCTACTTATGTTGATTTATGTGAGTTTATTCAACACCAATTAATTGAAGTTGGTATTAAAACCAAAGTAGAGATTTTACAACCAACAACGCACAGAGAATTAATTTCTCGTTCTAAGCTTAACTTTTTTAGAAAATCGTGGATGGCAGATTACCCAGACGCTGAAAACTATTTAGCATTATTTTACAGTAAAAACTTTACGCCTCACGGTCCAAACTATACACACTTTAAAAACTTTCAGTTTGATAAGTTATATGAAATGTCGCAATTAGAAACTAATGATTCTGCTCGATACCATTTGTACCAAGAAATGGATAAAATAATTATTGAGGAAGCGCCAATTGTTCCGTTGTATTACGACCAAGTAGTTCGTTTAACTAATGGTAAAGTAAAAGATTTAGGCATTAATGCCTTAAATTTATTGACTTTAAAGAAAGTTAAGATTGAGAAGTAA